The Desulfovibrio sp. UIB00 DNA window CGCATGGGTATCCAGAACTTTACCCTGCCCAGCTTCACCACCACTTCGCAGATCATTTCCGCAGACGTGGCAGCCATTATCGGCAGCTACCAGTTCAACGACAATGTTGGTCTTACTGCCGTGTGGGCGCGCCCCTATAACGATAACTACAGCGGCTACCCCAATGGTTACAGGGCAAACTACATGGATAATGTAGATCTATTCGCCCTCACGATGCCGCTGAGCTTTGACGGCGTAAAGGTTACCCCCTGGGCAATGTACGGCATGTTCGGCCCCAATGCCTTCCGCACCAGCGCCACAAGCTACATTCCTGCCCAGACCAGCAACTATTACCTGGCTGGCCTTTATCCGCTTTATGGCAGCACCCACAACCAGAAGCTCACAGGCTACGGCAATGCGGTGTGGGCTGGCTTTACCGGCGACATAACGGCCTTTTCGCCCCTGCGCCTGGCGTGGGATTTCAACTACGGTTCAATCACGCGTGACGACCCGTCCTCCAACCGCTCTGGCTGGCTGGCCGATGCCCTTGCAGAATATGCGTTAGATTGGGGTATTCCCGGTATCCATGCATGGTACTCTTCTGGCGACGATGACAATCCCGGCAACGGTTCCGAACGTCTGCCCTATACCGACCTCGATGAAGGCGGCGCTGGCTCCTTCGGCACATACGCCTTTAACGGTGGCCGCCCCAATACCTTCCGCGACAGCACCATTGCCCACAACATGGGCGGCACCTGGGGTGTCGGCCTGTATACCAGAAATATCAGCTTTGTGGACAAGCTCACCCACACAGTGCGTGTTAACTACATTGGCGGCACAAACGATCCGGCCCTGCTGAAAAAGCTTGCGGCTAGAACCGGCGAATGGATGGCCCCCAATGCCACGGCCTTGGGCAAGGAAGGGCTGTACATGACGCGCAACGATGGTGCCATAGAATTTAACCTGAACAACGAATACAAAATGTACGACAACCTCACCGTATGCTTTGACATCGCCTATATCAGGCTGATGATGGACCAGAGCCGCACCGTGTGGGGACAGAGCAAAATGAACAACAAAAGCGATGCCATGTACGACGCATGGAACGTGAACGTGAACTTCATCTATTCCTTCTAGTCTGCCAGGGGCCGTTCCCTCCTTGACGGCTGGCAGTCACAACACGGCAGAGCCAGAGCACACGCTTGCACAAGCATGCGCTCTGGCTCATTTTTTTCGGCATCATTTCAGCATGGCGATTACGATTTGCCGCAGGTCAACGCCACAAAATGCAGCAGGGGCATTGCGCGCAACATGTACGCCCAATGCCCCTGCCCGCATGGCAAGATGAGTTATCCAGCTATCAGTGCAGGGCAACCTCTGCATCTTCAATGGTTTCTATGTTTGAGTCCTGCTTGTCGTCAGCAATTTCAAACTGCTGCTTCATGAAATTCAAAAAAGCCTTAACCTGTGGATACTGGTACGCGCCCGACTGCGACAGCACCATGTAATACTGCCGGGGGCGGAAAAACCGCGAAAGCGACACTGCCTGAATTTTTTGCGCAAAAAGGGCATCTTCGAGAACAAAGCGGTCTAGCATGCTCACACCAAGCCCCTGCGAAACGCAACGCACAAGGCAATCCTGATGCGTGATTATGTGCCGGGGGTTCAGCTTTACACCATAGCGCTGCGCCTGACGAAGAATATTTTGCCACAGGCTCGAATGGACAGAAGGCGCGACGATGGTCATTTGCGCTATATCTGTCAGATCCAGCATATTTTCAGGCGGCAGCTTTGCCTGCGGCGATGCAAAAAGCGTGATGTCTGTTTTGAACAAGGGGATGACCAAAAAATCGTCAGGAATTCTCTCTGAAGCCAAAATGCCAACATCCACCTTGTTGGAAGAAATGTCTTCGAAAAGCTTGCTCTCCAGCATCTCGGGAATAAGCCTGAAGCTCACTTCAGGATACTGCTGCGAAAAAACGTGCACCAGATCCGGCAAGATATGATTGTAAAACGAAAACATGCAACTGATGCTTAGAGGGCCTTTTACTGTTGCTGGCAGATGCTCCAGCTGCCCACGCAGGGCATCAATCTGAGAAAAAAGCAACACTGCCTTGCTGAGCAAAAATTTTCCCTCTTCTGTCAGAACACGGTTTGTCTTGGAACCGCTAAAAAGCTTAACACCAAACTCTTGCTCAAGGCTGCGAATCTGATACGTGAGCGCAGATTGGTTACGGTTCATCTTTTTCATTGCAGCCGTCATGCTGCCACATGTTGCTGTATAATAAAAACCTCGCAACCATTGAATAAAATCGCCGCTGAACTCAGGAAGCATAAAACCCTCCCTTGACGGAAACGAAAGGTGTTGTTCAAAATACCGAAAATAATATGGTCAAACAATGTATGTTGACCAGAACAACACCTCGTTTCAAAATATGCTGCATATTGTGATTTTATTCTCACTCAAAGTACATACATGGTCAAGTATACAAACAACAAAATAATCTTACAAGCCAGCGTCTTTGCACCATGCGCTTCATTGTGTGACGGATAGTTCACATTCAACACTATTTTAAAAAAACCGTGCTTGCCACGGCTAAAATCGCCACACACCTTCCGTCAACGCCCTAACAATCATGCCACACCGTGGGCGCATCATAGGAAGGAGTGGGATCTTCTTCCTATGCTAAAGGGCTATTCGTCCCAATTGTCCTTGATGGCATGTAGCACAGCTATGACAACTGATATCGAGCTCACGTAGTTCATTTGTCTTCCTTG harbors:
- a CDS encoding outer membrane homotrimeric porin, whose product is MRKILVLLCAAGMLLGASTGAQAIDFKAKGQWVFGFDYGQHGNFTSGSSKNTGYNSRTDEFSPSQRVRLQMDAVASECLSGTVYFEIGDQTWGKASQGAALGADGTVVELKNAYLDWVVPQTDAKVRMGIQNFTLPSFTTTSQIISADVAAIIGSYQFNDNVGLTAVWARPYNDNYSGYPNGYRANYMDNVDLFALTMPLSFDGVKVTPWAMYGMFGPNAFRTSATSYIPAQTSNYYLAGLYPLYGSTHNQKLTGYGNAVWAGFTGDITAFSPLRLAWDFNYGSITRDDPSSNRSGWLADALAEYALDWGIPGIHAWYSSGDDDNPGNGSERLPYTDLDEGGAGSFGTYAFNGGRPNTFRDSTIAHNMGGTWGVGLYTRNISFVDKLTHTVRVNYIGGTNDPALLKKLAARTGEWMAPNATALGKEGLYMTRNDGAIEFNLNNEYKMYDNLTVCFDIAYIRLMMDQSRTVWGQSKMNNKSDAMYDAWNVNVNFIYSF
- a CDS encoding LysR family transcriptional regulator; amino-acid sequence: MLPEFSGDFIQWLRGFYYTATCGSMTAAMKKMNRNQSALTYQIRSLEQEFGVKLFSGSKTNRVLTEEGKFLLSKAVLLFSQIDALRGQLEHLPATVKGPLSISCMFSFYNHILPDLVHVFSQQYPEVSFRLIPEMLESKLFEDISSNKVDVGILASERIPDDFLVIPLFKTDITLFASPQAKLPPENMLDLTDIAQMTIVAPSVHSSLWQNILRQAQRYGVKLNPRHIITHQDCLVRCVSQGLGVSMLDRFVLEDALFAQKIQAVSLSRFFRPRQYYMVLSQSGAYQYPQVKAFLNFMKQQFEIADDKQDSNIETIEDAEVALH